A genomic window from Halogeometricum borinquense DSM 11551 includes:
- a CDS encoding coiled-coil protein yields MVTQQDVLKEYDVQKLSDADNVELTDDQLDSGSKGQLIKLAGQLRDRRNDLNQMASERASKRDDLNAKTREKVDEAQEHREQRDSLNEQVQEHKNKRNELNAEANELFDKVEQMKEDLELDDGKDIEELKEEIEQLEFRQQTEVLSTEDERELIEKIENKREELRQKKDKVEDSGELEELIEEAEEVRSEASQHHQKVTELADKAQEHHNQMIEAYREADDIRDKADAMHELFVEAQEAADRHHEDFVRVQKRLRELDKQEEEERDAERAEKREAAKEEAEEIYQKFKEGETLDTEDLMKLQKTGLL; encoded by the coding sequence ATGGTGACACAGCAAGACGTTCTCAAGGAATACGACGTACAGAAGCTCAGCGACGCGGATAACGTGGAGCTCACAGATGACCAACTCGACAGCGGTTCTAAAGGTCAGTTAATTAAACTCGCGGGACAGCTCCGCGACCGACGAAATGACCTAAACCAGATGGCCTCCGAGCGCGCATCCAAGCGCGACGACCTAAACGCGAAAACTCGCGAGAAGGTTGACGAGGCTCAGGAACACCGCGAGCAGCGCGACAGCCTCAACGAGCAGGTCCAAGAGCACAAGAACAAACGAAACGAGCTGAACGCCGAGGCCAACGAGCTGTTCGACAAAGTCGAACAGATGAAAGAGGACCTCGAACTCGATGACGGCAAGGACATCGAGGAACTCAAAGAGGAAATCGAACAGCTCGAATTCCGTCAGCAGACGGAAGTTCTCTCGACCGAGGACGAGCGCGAACTCATCGAGAAGATCGAGAACAAGCGCGAAGAACTCCGTCAGAAGAAGGATAAGGTCGAGGACAGCGGCGAACTCGAAGAACTCATCGAGGAAGCAGAAGAGGTCCGCTCGGAGGCATCCCAGCACCATCAGAAGGTGACGGAACTCGCTGACAAGGCCCAAGAGCACCACAACCAGATGATCGAGGCCTACCGTGAGGCCGACGACATCCGTGACAAAGCCGACGCGATGCACGAGCTGTTCGTGGAAGCGCAGGAAGCTGCCGACCGCCACCACGAGGACTTCGTTCGCGTGCAAAAGCGACTCCGCGAGCTCGACAAGCAGGAAGAAGAGGAACGCGACGCCGAGCGCGCCGAGAAGCGCGAAGCCGCCAAGGAAGAAGCCGAGGAGATCTACCAGAAGTTCAAGG